GCGCTACCGCAGACGATCACTAGTCAGAGTATCAATCGCGTAGGAAGGTCACCACAAATTCAACAATCGCCTCGTATGTTCCGGAATAGTATGGATGGGTCAAGGTCATGGCCGCATATAGCTTCGGAAACTGGATGGAACACCTTCAATACTACTGGGCGTGTTTCTCGACACAGCATGTCAGAAGGATCTGTAGAGAGAGGTGGGAGAGGTCGAACTTCTTTGGACAGCGACCGGGGCTCGATTTCAGGTGTGAATAGCGTCAAACGAGGTGCGTGTTCGAAGTATTGTGTAAGTAGTTATGTTGACCTTTTCCTTTAGCCTTCAGGAAATTGAGTCACACGAGCGACCCATCACCTGCTAACGCGCCATCTGCTATACTACCAGAGTATAGAAAGGACGGCGACGGCTCGTCAGCTCACTCGAGATCCCGTGCAGTGTCGCCCATCCGCTTCCTTCAACAATGGTCTGCTAATATCTCTCGCAGTCATATTCTTGGGGGTAATCAGGACCGGGAAGAGCCTTTCATCCCAGTGGACCCATTCCATTCTTTCGTTCCTGCATTTTTATCGTCGCTATTTTCCTCGCAGCAAGGGCCAGAAGGGAAAAGCGGTCGTCCTGATGGCCTTCCTTCTGATATAGAAGCCCAAACGTCATCACCAGGGCCCTCCGGATTCTGTCATACAAACAGGATGTCCGACAGGCAAGTGAGGACCACTTATATCTTTATCACGGTCTGGCTTCCTCGCATTGTCTACATCTATCTACTCTTGCGACTTCCCCCCATGTATTTCTCGCGCGTTGCCAGGATTTTCGAGGACGCAGAAGTCAGCAAACCAGATATTCAAAGACTGGTAGAGGGGTGTTTTGGCGGTGCGAACGCATACCAGGATGATCCTGTCGATACTCGGAACCGCGGCGCGTCGTCAGGACAAGATGTTCAAACACCCCAAGTCACTCCTGCTCTGGCAAAATTCAAACATACATGGGAGGACTTCATTGATTCACTGTTGAGGGAatggaagacattgaacgtTGTGTCTGCTCTGCTTTTGTCGTACGTATCCTTTGTGGTTTGCGGATGGGCTATTCAGCTGACTTTGTTGCAGTGCCATCCTTACCCTGTTTCAAATACCTAACGCGGCCACGGATCCGGTCACGAGAACGGCCGCCTTGCTTTCGCTGATTTGTGCTATCATGAGTTTGTCTTACGGATGTATGTATATTGTACGATTCGGGTCGATGAGAAGTATGTTTAGGGCTTCTAGATGGGCTGAGGTGAGCTCAGATTACCTCGCAAAATATGGTTTGTAACGAAAGGTATAGGAAGCGCAGAGGTCCAAAACGTTTCTTTTATGGAATGTTTGGGTGATGTTAGCAATGCCTGCAGTGTGGATGTCATGGTACGTGGAAATCACCTTCCTCACTGTCTCGCTTATCAGTCTCAACGACTTTGAACGTTCTTGTAGGTCAATGATCTTATTTATTGTCTCTATTCTATCTTTCGTCTGGCGAACTGGCGAAGTCGATGATCCAGATGAACGAGCAGGTTTAAGTTCCACAGCCATCTTGGGTCCAAGGATTGCGATTACAGGCGTGTTTTTCATTGGGATGCTGTATTTCTTCGCCATCGTCAGAACTTTGCAGAGCTATGGCCAAGTAGGACCGCTCGAGGAGCGGAAAGGTTCTCGGTTCTATGTTCGAAGTGCTGCCGCCGCTGTAAATGATGGAGAgagaaggggaagagaaCCCGAAAGGTTTTCTAGAGAGTCTGGGAGGAGTGGAAGGGGTAGACATCTTGACGAGCGACCACGCGAAGCGATTCAGGGAAGAGGAGACAGTACTAAgaaggaagatggagaggacgAGCGGAATGAAGAGTTGAAAGTGAATTCCACTCCCAAAGCAACGCCTGTTGGGCTAGGTCTTTCTGGTATCGGAAGTATCAGTGCTGCGATATCGACGATGGACCCGGCAGAAAAGGAGATGGAAACCAAAGCCCCACATTCATAATTCCCGCGTATTGTTATTGTTATCGTAATAAAGCAACCATGAAATTCTTGCTTTCGAAGCCAATCAACTCAGTACAGATGATGCTGGAAGGAAGCAGTCTGCACTACCATCGTTCTCCTCAGAAACGTAATGGGAGTCCAAGAAGTCCTTCTCGTTCACACGAACACTGACGTTCATAATTATACTCATCGCCTGACGAAACCTATCCCCCTTTCGGTGTAAAAGCGAAATTGAGGGCGTGCGCGAAGCTCCAGCTTTTATCAAGTACATGATAACCGGGGTATCGTTCTTTCATCTTCACTGTAGGAGTAATGTGATCGCCATCGCAGTACACGCCAATGCCACGTATGGAGACAGTCGTTCCCCTAATGCAAGTTGTATGCAGATGAGCAAGCGAGAAAATTTCAACAAAAAAATTAGACGAACCGACTCTGGCGGCCATGAAGAATAATCCAAGGAAACTAGAGAAAACGCATACAGAGGTGAAATCGACTTGTCAAGTCTCAGTATATTTGAGCTACGCACCCTTCCTTGTTCCGATCCACCAGTCTAGGAGCTAAAGCTCTCACGTACGCACATGTACATATCCAAAGCAGAATTACCAGAAGCAGCGACTGGAAGTTGAATAAGGCACTCTGATACACGAATGTGAGCTCATAAAAGAGGCGGGCGGAAGCAAAGGCCAGGACATACCATTGGTATCTAATCTTCACACCCTTCGCAAACCACAAAGATGAAAGCAACGAGAATATTGGCGGTGAACCTATTGGACGAGGCTGACGTCGGTGACGGTAATGAAGAGAAGAATTTGCTTGCCATTGCCGCGAGGTTTGCGTAGCCGGAGCGGCAGGGCCGTCGACTCGCTTCCTCTTTCTCTAGACTCTAGTACAACCGCAACCTTTCCAAGGCCCTTGATGTTCTGCTCATGGCGCAGAATTAACGCCTCTCCCTTCAAACATCTTGCAAGCCGCTCACTGTCACAAAGACCGAGATATGTTCGCTTTGAAATCAACCCAACACCATCAGGACCGGGCGGAAATGGCAAACGCCCCAAAGGATTCTTCGGGTCAAGAACATGGCCGATGAAAGTAGGAGCTGGACTTATTGGAGCAGGTGCAGTATACTATGTTACACAGTGCGTGTTtgtgtctttttttttggttgAGCTCTGTATGATTCGTCCAGTTTAGAACAAGTCCCAGAAACAGGCAGATGGCGATTTATCAATGTTGGTCCCACTGTAGAAGCCAAGGTCCATCTTAATGTTCTGGGAATACCCCTTCATACTCATGAGAGATTATATGCAGATGGGTGACTTGACGAGACAGCAAACATATCAGGAATACCAAGGCCAAATTGTTCCTCCACATCATCCCGTTTCGATACATGTTCGACGCGTCGTTTCTCAAATTCTGGCTGCTTCCAACCTCGGTGTTGTGAAAGGACACACTCCAGTTGTGCAATCCCCGATAGACAATGTGTGGAACCCTGATGCAACGTCCGAATACACACGATCGGATGCTACTCTTGGTGACCAACGAGAATGGGACGTGGTTGTAGTAAATGACCAAAAGATGATCAACGCAGCAGCTTTACCGGGTACACCTATCTCTTGAATGACCTTTCGCCTAATCTGATATTCAACCTCGCATAGGGACGGTCATTGTGTTCACTGGTATATTACCAGTTTGCAGAGACGAACGAGGATTGGCAGCTGTCCTTTCGCATGGTTCGTACCAGCCCGCAATCCAACAACAGATCGTATCGTCTGATTTATCCCTTGCGCCCACAGAAATAGCACACGTCGGTCAGTAGTGTCACACGAAGGTAAAAAAGCTTCCGTCTTGACTAACAACACGCTTTTACAGTTGCTCGACATTCAGCTGAACGCCTATCATCCCAAGCAGTCGCTATTGCATTCATGATTGTTCTCGCCGCGTTTGGGCTTGACTTGGGCATTTCATCGTTGATTCATTCGCTGTTGTTGGATCTTCCAAACTCGAGAACGCAAGAGCGTGAAGGTGATCCTTCGTTCGCTCCTATTTATCAAAAACTTAAACCCACTGGTTGCCCACAGCTGATATCATAGGCATACGTCTCATGGCAAAGGCGTGTTACGATCCTAAAGGCGCACCGGAGTTTGTTTATTCGTTCTTCCTTTTTTCAAGCATAGACTAAAACCTTGACATTTCAGGATGTTCTCTAGGCTAGCGCAACTAGAATCTGGGCGTAGGGCGCCTCAATTCATGACCACACATCCCACCTCCGAGAGCCGCGTCAAGGTACTCGTTCTTCTCGTTGCATTCAACCACGTTttcatctttctttcctttcttgtaAAGTATCTGGAGCAGATACTACCGGAAGCATATAATATCCTGGCTGCCAATCCCAATTGTGCAAGGATCCAAGATGAAGCGACAGCATTCCGTGATATGGCCCGGATGAGAAGCCCGGGGAGACCCAGGGACGATGACGAGGAGGTTTGGTGACCTAATGTTCGGCGAGATGATGTGCTTTCGTATTTCACTTCTTCGCCACTTCAGTGTTCATCTTATCATCTGTGGTATACGCAGCAATATTCAATCGAGGACCCACTAATGTCCTCTCATGGGATGCCCATCTTTTGGGGGCAAGAGTCAACATGCGAGACCGGCCCATGCGTATTATCCACGACAGCATCAGCTTCATAGGCGCCTACTCACGAGAACGTGGTATGTATTGAATTCCAAGTCAATCCCTCTGACTTGAAACGCATATCGTTTCAAGGTTGGTTTGCAGCTGGACACGCCAGGTACACATGGGTGTACCACAAGTGTGGGTATCACTCCCTATCCAATGGAT
Above is a genomic segment from Marasmius oreades isolate 03SP1 chromosome 4, whole genome shotgun sequence containing:
- a CDS encoding uncharacterized protein (MEROPS:MER0026545); protein product: MLHKQVPETGRWRFINVGPTVEAKMGDLTRQQTYQEYQGQIVPPHHPVSIHVRRVVSQILAASNLGVVKGHTPVVQSPIDNVWNPDATSEYTRSDATLGDQREWDVVVVNDQKMINAAALPGTVIVFTGILPVCRDERGLAAVLSHEIAHVVARHSAERLSSQAVAIAFMIVLAAFGLDLGISSLIHSLLLDLPNSRTQEREADIIGIRLMAKACYDPKGAPEMFSRLAQLESGRRAPQFMTTHPTSESRVKYLEQILPEAYNILAANPNCARIQDEATAFRDMARMRSPGRPRDDDEEVW
- a CDS encoding uncharacterized protein (MEROPS:MER0026545) is translated as MGDLTRQQTYQEYQGQIVPPHHPVSIHVRRVVSQILAASNLGVVKGHTPVVQSPIDNVWNPDATSEYTRSDATLGDQREWDVVVVNDQKMINAAALPGTVIVFTGILPVCRDERGLAAVLSHEIAHVVARHSAERLSSQAVAIAFMIVLAAFGLDLGISSLIHSLLLDLPNSRTQEREADIIGIRLMAKACYDPKGAPEMFSRLAQLESGRRAPQFMTTHPTSESRVKYLEQILPEAYNILAANPNCARIQDEATAFRDMARMRSPGRPRDDDEEVW
- a CDS encoding uncharacterized protein (MEROPS:MER0026545) yields the protein MFCSWRRINASPFKHLASRSLSQRPRYVRFEINPTPSGPGGNGKRPKGFFGSRTWPMKVGAGLIGAGAVYYVTHLEQVPETGRWRFINVGPTVEAKMGDLTRQQTYQEYQGQIVPPHHPVSIHVRRVVSQILAASNLGVVKGHTPVVQSPIDNVWNPDATSEYTRSDATLGDQREWDVVVVNDQKMINAAALPGTVIVFTGILPVCRDERGLAAVLSHEIAHVVARHSAERLSSQAVAIAFMIVLAAFGLDLGISSLIHSLLLDLPNSRTQEREADIIGIRLMAKACYDPKGAPEMFSRLAQLESGRRAPQFMTTHPTSESRVKYLEQILPEAYNILAANPNCARIQDEATAFRDMARMRSPGRPRDDDEEVW